The following nucleotide sequence is from uncultured Draconibacterium sp..
TTGAAAACCTTTGCATCCAAAATACCCAGGTTCTTTTGTATATCGTGCTGAACCTTTGCCGTTGCCGTTGCTGTTAGTGCCACAATAGGCGATTTCCCTATTTCTTCTACAATCGGTTTTATCCGCCGGTACTCGGGTCTGAAATCGTGTCCCCACTCCGAAATACAGTGTGCCTCATCAATGGCGTAAAACGAAATCTTTATCTGTTTAAGGAATTCGATGTTTTCTTCTTTTGTCAACGACTCGGGAGCTACATAAAGCAGTTTTGTTTTTCCGGCCAACACATCTTCTTTAACCTGAGTAATGGCGGCTTTTGATAGCGATGAATTCAGGAAGTGTGCAACACTGTCTTCGGCATGTGTTCCTCGTATTGCATCCACCTGGTTTTTCATCAATGCAATTAAGGGAGAAATTACAATTGCAGTTCCTTCCAAAATTAAAGCCGGCAACTGATAAATTAACGATTTTCCTCCACCTGTTGGCATTAATACAAAGGTGTCGGTCCCTTCCATCACACTCTTAATTGCCTCTTCCTGTTGCCCTTTAAAACGGTCGAAACCAAAAAAACGCTGCAACTCTTCTGCTAATACAACTTTTTTACTCATATATTCAATCTCCCAATATCTGTAGCATAAGCAATTTCTAAATTATTAAAAGTAAGCAAAATGGCAATACAATTTAATAAATTTTATATTTTAAAATTCGGAGTATTTAATTGAGATTAACATTAGCGCGAAAAGTTTAAGCCGTGCAATATATAAGTAATAATTGAGATTTTAAATGCGAAAAATTCGTGTACATTTGTGAAGTTTTTTTGAAAACCAGAATTCATGAGCGAAGAACATACTACCAAAAAGCAGGGGAAAGAAGAATCGAAAGGAGAAATGTCCTTTCTGGAACACCTGGAAATACTTCGTTGGCACATTATCCGGTCGTCGGCGGCCATCGTTGTTTTTGCCATCGTTGCATTTGTTTTAAAATCGTTTATTTTCGATGTGGTCATTCTTAGTCCGCGGATGCCCGACTTTTGGACCAACCGTATGTTTGCCAAGCTGGGCGACCTTGTGGGATCGGAAGCCGTAAAAATTAACCAGGTACCATTAAAAATGCAAAGTATAAAAATTGCCGGGCAGTTTTCTACTCATATTATGGTATCGATAATTGCCGGATTTATTATGGCCTCGCCGGTTGTTTTTTATGAATTCTGGCGTTTTATAAAACCTGCTTTATACGAAAACGAACGCAAACATGCTGGCGGTGCAGTATTCTTTACATCAATACTATTTTTAATGGGTATATTGTTTGGTTACTATTTAATTGTACCGT
It contains:
- the tatC gene encoding twin-arginine translocase subunit TatC; this encodes MSEEHTTKKQGKEESKGEMSFLEHLEILRWHIIRSSAAIVVFAIVAFVLKSFIFDVVILSPRMPDFWTNRMFAKLGDLVGSEAVKINQVPLKMQSIKIAGQFSTHIMVSIIAGFIMASPVVFYEFWRFIKPALYENERKHAGGAVFFTSILFLMGILFGYYLIVPLSIHFLGTYQVSSEVENTINLRSYIGSVTSISLAAGVVFLIPIFSYFLSKVGILTPQFMKTYRRHAYVVMLLLSAIITPPDIFSQVMVCFPLVFLYEIGIVISRRVVKNREKAMEAM